The proteins below come from a single Synechococcus sp. WH 8101 genomic window:
- a CDS encoding SDR family oxidoreductase yields the protein MPQAGVMAQSDSAPISQHQQRWQGRRVGITGARGALGQALARRFRSRGAHVVGLTHGEPPSQPEQEWVRWQCGQEEALLPVLRDLDVLVLNHGINPGGDQSKASLNRSLEINALSSWRLLELFEASAAEGGATPMPRELWVNTSEAEIQPALSPAYELSKRLIGQLVSLRWSEYRRQRQSNLILRKLVLGPFRSELNPIGVMSADWVAGQILTQSELGLRLVIVTPNPLTYLVMPLSELGRAIYNRLISPPPDR from the coding sequence ATGCCCCAAGCTGGAGTGATGGCCCAGAGCGATTCCGCCCCAATCTCCCAACACCAGCAGCGCTGGCAGGGCCGAAGGGTGGGCATCACCGGCGCCCGCGGCGCCCTCGGTCAGGCCCTGGCCCGGCGCTTCCGCTCCCGGGGCGCCCATGTGGTGGGCCTCACCCACGGTGAACCACCCTCCCAGCCTGAGCAGGAATGGGTGCGCTGGCAATGCGGCCAGGAGGAGGCACTCCTACCTGTACTGCGCGACCTGGACGTGCTGGTGCTCAACCACGGGATCAATCCCGGGGGCGACCAGAGCAAGGCCAGCCTGAACAGGAGCCTGGAGATCAATGCCCTCAGCAGCTGGAGACTGTTGGAGCTCTTCGAAGCGAGTGCCGCTGAAGGTGGTGCCACACCAATGCCGCGGGAGCTCTGGGTGAACACCTCGGAGGCTGAGATCCAGCCGGCCCTCAGCCCAGCCTATGAACTGAGCAAACGCCTGATCGGACAGTTGGTCAGCCTGCGTTGGAGTGAGTATCGGCGCCAGCGCCAGTCGAACCTGATTCTGCGCAAGTTGGTGCTCGGTCCATTCCGATCCGAGCTCAATCCGATCGGCGTGATGTCGGCCGACTGGGTCGCCGGCCAGATCCTCACCCAGTCCGAGCTGGGCCTACGACTGGTGATCGTGACCCCCAATCCCCTTACCTACCTGGTCATGCCCCTCAGTGAACTGGGGCGGGCGATCTACAACCGCCTGATCAGCCCTCCCCCCGATCGGTGA
- the map gene encoding type I methionyl aminopeptidase yields the protein MNLFADLLAASNGAQAPARAKATATGPRIQQRRGVEVKSARELKIMAQASKIVATVLREIMAAVEPGQTTADLDAIAESRIRAMGATPSFKGYHGFPASICASINDEVVHGIPSAKRVIRSGDLLKVDTGAYFDGYHGDSCVTICVGEVPEEARTLSRVAQESLMAGLGQIKAGNTLLDIAGAVEDHVKAHGYSVVEDYTGHGVGRNLHEEPSVFNFRTNDLPNVTLRPGMTLAVEPILNAGSKRCRTLKDRWTVVTRDGSLSAQWEHTIVVTSDGCEILTDRGEG from the coding sequence ATGAATCTGTTTGCAGACCTACTGGCGGCGTCCAACGGAGCGCAAGCACCCGCCCGTGCGAAAGCCACAGCCACCGGTCCTCGCATTCAGCAACGTCGCGGCGTGGAGGTGAAGTCGGCCAGGGAGCTCAAGATCATGGCCCAGGCCAGCAAGATCGTCGCCACGGTGCTCCGGGAGATCATGGCGGCAGTGGAGCCAGGGCAGACCACCGCCGACCTCGATGCCATCGCCGAGAGTCGTATTCGCGCCATGGGAGCCACACCCAGCTTCAAGGGGTATCACGGTTTCCCCGCGAGCATCTGCGCCAGCATCAACGACGAGGTGGTGCATGGCATCCCCAGTGCCAAGCGCGTCATCCGCTCTGGTGATCTGCTCAAGGTCGATACGGGTGCCTACTTCGACGGTTATCACGGCGACAGTTGCGTCACGATCTGCGTGGGCGAAGTGCCTGAAGAGGCCCGCACCCTGAGCCGGGTGGCGCAGGAGTCTCTGATGGCCGGCCTGGGACAGATCAAAGCGGGCAACACGCTGCTGGATATCGCCGGCGCTGTTGAAGATCACGTCAAAGCACATGGCTACAGCGTTGTGGAGGACTACACCGGCCATGGCGTCGGTCGTAATCTCCACGAAGAACCGTCGGTGTTCAATTTCCGCACCAATGATCTGCCCAATGTCACCCTGCGACCCGGCATGACCCTCGCGGTGGAGCCGATCCTCAATGCCGGCAGCAAGCGGTGCCGCACCCTCAAGGATCGTTGGACCGTGGTCACCCGGGACGGCAGCCTCTCTGCCCAGTGGGAGCACACCATCGTGGTGACCTCCGACGGCTGCGAGATCCTCACCGATCGGGGGGAGGGCTGA
- a CDS encoding PepSY domain-containing protein — translation MAWLKHVRQWHRWLAPFVLLPLLLTLSSGMAYRLARDWGGVSRDQVHWLMALHEGEWLGTDLEPFVVLLNALGLLWMLVTGTTLLIQSWKRKSSARATGAGGAKG, via the coding sequence ATGGCCTGGCTCAAGCACGTGCGTCAGTGGCACCGCTGGCTGGCCCCGTTCGTGCTGCTGCCCCTGCTGCTCACCCTCAGCTCGGGGATGGCGTATCGGCTCGCGCGCGATTGGGGTGGGGTGAGCAGGGATCAGGTGCACTGGCTGATGGCCTTGCACGAGGGAGAGTGGCTCGGCACCGATCTGGAGCCCTTTGTGGTGCTGCTCAACGCCCTCGGCCTGCTCTGGATGCTCGTCACTGGCACCACCCTTCTGATTCAGAGCTGGAAGCGAAAGTCATCAGCGCGAGCCACCGGGGCAGGAGGCGCGAAAGGGTAA
- the rplS gene encoding 50S ribosomal protein L19 — translation MAADPNDTTAQETAAEVATAESEANATAGDQSGTQSPAPKAETPAAAAVAKLGPEALIREFEAAQLKSDLPEIYVGDTVRVGVRISEGNKERVQPYEGVVIAKRHGGINATITVRRIFQGIGVERVFMLHSPQVASIKVERRGKVRRAKLFYLRERVGKATRVKQRFDR, via the coding sequence ATGGCAGCGGACCCTAACGACACCACCGCACAGGAGACAGCCGCCGAGGTGGCAACAGCAGAAAGCGAAGCAAACGCGACTGCAGGGGATCAGAGCGGGACTCAATCCCCTGCTCCGAAGGCTGAAACGCCAGCAGCTGCAGCGGTCGCCAAGCTGGGCCCTGAAGCCCTGATTCGTGAATTTGAAGCCGCGCAGCTCAAATCCGATCTTCCCGAAATTTATGTGGGCGACACCGTCCGCGTCGGAGTGCGCATCAGCGAGGGCAACAAAGAACGCGTCCAGCCCTATGAGGGTGTGGTGATCGCCAAGCGTCACGGTGGCATCAACGCCACAATCACTGTGCGCCGCATCTTCCAAGGGATTGGCGTGGAGCGGGTGTTCATGTTGCATAGCCCTCAGGTGGCCTCCATCAAGGTGGAGCGCCGGGGTAAAGTGCGCAGGGCGAAGCTTTTTTATCTGCGGGAACGGGTGGGCAAGGCCACCCGCGTGAAGCAGCGCTTCGATCGCTGA
- a CDS encoding hyperconserved protein Hcp: protein MELDLQPGDVVKVLESAALGWVRARVIRVKSGGRVVVQSDQGREFTARGNQVRLIEPAGFRP, encoded by the coding sequence ATGGAGTTGGATCTTCAACCTGGTGATGTCGTCAAAGTGCTCGAGTCAGCCGCCCTCGGCTGGGTTCGTGCCCGTGTGATCCGTGTCAAATCCGGAGGTCGTGTGGTGGTGCAAAGCGACCAAGGTCGTGAGTTCACAGCCCGTGGCAATCAGGTGCGTTTGATTGAACCGGCAGGGTTTCGTCCCTGA
- the gltX gene encoding glutamate--tRNA ligase yields MSVRVRLAPSPTGTLHIGTARTAVFNWLFARRMGGAFLLRIEDTDRERSKPEFTANILEGLRWLGLEWDEEPVVQSERLDAHREAIQTLLDRGLAYRCYTSEDELNALRDQQRASGLAPRYDNRHRDLSPEQEAAFQAEGRTAVIRFRIDDEESITWSDMVRGAMRWSGSDLGGDMVIARRAAADAIGDPLYNLVVVVDDAAMAITHVIRGEDHIANTAKQLLLYEALGLGAPQFAHTPLILNAEGRKLSKRDGVTSISDFRAMGYTAEALANYMTLLGWSVPEGMEERFSLTEAAAVFSFERVNKAGARFDWDKLNWLNAQVLHGWDADQLLTALQPLWQQEGWGLPGDDRSWARDLATLLGPSLTLVNDGVEQARPFFEEPALESDGLQQLDQDGAKAALQALNSLLESSPWDGTDNGRGQELLKQAVEQAGVKKGLMMKSLRAALLGRLQGPDLMTTWGLLARIGHDRQRIQRCC; encoded by the coding sequence GTGTCGGTTCGCGTTCGCCTCGCCCCGAGTCCGACAGGAACCCTCCACATTGGCACGGCCCGCACGGCCGTCTTCAACTGGCTCTTCGCCAGGCGCATGGGTGGAGCCTTTCTCCTGCGCATTGAAGACACCGATCGGGAGCGGTCAAAACCGGAATTCACCGCCAACATTCTTGAGGGGCTGCGCTGGCTGGGTCTCGAATGGGATGAAGAACCAGTAGTACAGAGCGAACGACTGGACGCCCACCGTGAAGCGATCCAGACCCTGCTCGACCGCGGCCTGGCCTATCGCTGTTACACCAGCGAGGACGAACTCAACGCCCTGCGCGATCAACAACGCGCCTCGGGCCTGGCTCCCCGTTATGACAACCGTCACCGCGATCTGAGTCCTGAGCAGGAGGCCGCCTTCCAAGCAGAGGGTCGTACGGCGGTGATCCGTTTTCGCATCGACGATGAGGAAAGCATCACCTGGTCTGACATGGTGCGCGGAGCCATGCGCTGGAGTGGGTCCGATCTGGGGGGCGACATGGTGATCGCCCGCCGGGCCGCCGCTGATGCCATCGGCGACCCCCTCTACAACCTGGTGGTGGTGGTGGACGATGCGGCCATGGCCATCACCCACGTGATCCGCGGCGAGGACCACATCGCCAACACGGCCAAACAATTGCTGCTCTACGAAGCCCTCGGCCTCGGCGCACCCCAGTTCGCCCACACCCCGCTGATCCTCAATGCCGAAGGGCGCAAACTTTCCAAACGCGATGGCGTCACCTCGATCAGCGACTTTCGCGCCATGGGCTACACCGCAGAAGCGCTCGCCAATTACATGACCCTGCTCGGCTGGTCGGTGCCCGAGGGGATGGAGGAGCGCTTCAGCCTCACCGAAGCGGCAGCCGTATTCAGCTTTGAGCGGGTGAACAAGGCCGGCGCCCGTTTCGACTGGGACAAACTCAACTGGCTGAACGCCCAGGTCTTGCACGGCTGGGATGCCGACCAGCTGCTGACGGCACTCCAGCCCCTCTGGCAACAGGAAGGATGGGGCCTGCCTGGCGACGACCGCAGCTGGGCCAGGGATCTGGCCACTCTGCTGGGTCCTTCCCTCACCCTGGTGAACGATGGCGTGGAGCAGGCGCGTCCGTTCTTTGAGGAACCGGCGCTGGAAAGCGATGGTCTGCAGCAACTGGACCAGGACGGTGCCAAGGCAGCCCTTCAGGCCCTCAACAGCCTGCTGGAGTCGTCTCCCTGGGATGGCACCGACAACGGGCGCGGCCAGGAGCTACTGAAACAGGCGGTGGAGCAGGCCGGTGTGAAAAAAGGTCTGATGATGAAAAGTCTCCGTGCCGCCCTGCTCGGTCGCCTGCAGGGGCCCGACCTGATGACCACCTGGGGCTTACTGGCTCGAATCGGCCACGACCGGCAACGGATCCAACGCTGTTGCTGA
- a CDS encoding sodium:proton antiporter: MTPERLGLLWGVTVFAGASARLLAALSGLPGVVLLLLAGLLIGRSGLGLVEPLDLGQGLETVVGLLVSLVLFDGGLNLRLPGDTIKATVLRISLIRLLLSLAAGLLAAHWLAGLGWSVAAVYSAIVLATGPTVVTPLVQQIRLAPPLGDVLEAEGLVLEPVGAVLALLLLELLLGDLHGWRGLAIGLLSRLGGGVLIGLACGWLLSEALRRLKPDPSVGLRLQLTLGVLFLMFGACEWLLPESGLPASVAAGVVVGRRPSTDAAQLDELIRELARLAITMLFPLLAADVSWAELSPLGWGGISCVLVLMVFVRPVAVSVATIGLPLDWRQRLFLGWLAPRGIVTAAVASLFAIRLEQAGVLGAGRLQGLVFLTILMTVGLQGLTAQPLAHWLGLIAADEGDDAPGAEEAPDGSATALDPLPVVADSSQ, translated from the coding sequence ATGACACCTGAGCGGCTGGGACTGCTCTGGGGCGTCACCGTGTTTGCCGGCGCCAGTGCGCGTTTGCTGGCGGCCCTGTCCGGTTTGCCGGGGGTGGTGCTGCTGCTGCTCGCGGGCTTATTGATCGGCCGCTCCGGCCTGGGACTGGTGGAGCCCCTGGATCTCGGCCAGGGCCTGGAGACGGTGGTGGGGCTGCTCGTGAGCCTGGTGCTCTTCGATGGTGGCCTGAATCTGCGCCTGCCGGGTGACACGATCAAGGCGACGGTGCTGCGGATTTCGCTGATCCGCTTGTTGCTGTCTCTCGCCGCCGGTCTGTTGGCGGCCCATTGGCTTGCCGGGCTGGGCTGGTCAGTGGCGGCGGTCTACAGCGCCATCGTGCTCGCGACAGGGCCCACGGTGGTCACCCCTCTGGTGCAGCAGATCCGTCTGGCACCACCGCTGGGGGATGTGCTGGAAGCGGAGGGGCTGGTGCTGGAGCCCGTGGGGGCGGTGCTCGCCTTGTTGCTGCTCGAATTGCTGCTGGGCGATCTGCATGGCTGGCGGGGTCTGGCGATCGGTCTGCTCTCGCGCCTCGGCGGCGGGGTGCTGATTGGACTGGCCTGCGGCTGGCTGCTTTCCGAGGCCCTGCGACGCCTCAAGCCCGATCCATCGGTCGGGTTGCGGTTGCAGCTCACCCTTGGGGTGTTGTTCCTGATGTTCGGCGCCTGTGAGTGGTTGTTGCCCGAGTCGGGGTTGCCGGCGTCGGTGGCAGCTGGCGTGGTGGTGGGCCGTCGCCCCTCCACCGATGCGGCGCAGCTGGATGAGTTGATCAGGGAACTGGCTCGTCTGGCGATCACCATGCTCTTCCCCCTGTTGGCGGCCGATGTGTCCTGGGCGGAACTGAGCCCGCTCGGTTGGGGTGGGATCAGTTGTGTGTTGGTGCTGATGGTGTTCGTGCGACCGGTGGCGGTGAGTGTCGCCACGATTGGCTTGCCCCTGGACTGGCGTCAGCGCCTGTTTCTCGGTTGGTTGGCGCCACGGGGCATCGTCACAGCTGCGGTGGCTTCGCTCTTCGCGATTCGTCTGGAGCAGGCGGGTGTGCTCGGGGCTGGCCGCCTTCAGGGCCTGGTGTTTCTCACAATTTTGATGACGGTGGGCCTGCAGGGATTGACGGCCCAGCCCCTGGCTCACTGGCTCGGTTTGATCGCTGCCGACGAGGGCGATGACGCCCCAGGGGCTGAGGAAGCGCCTGATGGGTCAGCAACAGCGTTGGATCCGTTGCCGGTCGTGGCCGATTCGAGCCAGTAA
- the wecB gene encoding non-hydrolyzing UDP-N-acetylglucosamine 2-epimerase, with amino-acid sequence MSGQPRVTIVLGTRPEAIKLAPVIQAFQACDRLQTRVVLTGQHREMVQQVMELFGLRADQDLNLMAPRQTLTHVTCAALQGLREDFQAFPPSLVLVQGDTTTAFAAALAAFYEQIPVGHVEAGLRTDNLYDPFPEEANRRLISQVAQLHFAPTARSEANLQASGVVGRVMVTGNTVIDALLHMAEQAAPLTDLPLDWSGQRVILATVHRRENWGERLALIADGMLRVLDSHPDTALLLPLHRNPTVREPLQALLGGHPRVVLTEPLDYDRLVAAMKGCTLLLTDSGGLQEEAPALGKPVLVLRRTTERPEAVDAGTARLVGTDPATIAAEASRLLDEPQAYDAMARAVNPFGDGQASQRILEASLTLLEV; translated from the coding sequence ATGTCTGGCCAGCCGCGGGTCACGATCGTTCTGGGAACCCGACCGGAGGCCATCAAGTTGGCACCGGTGATTCAGGCCTTCCAGGCCTGTGATCGGCTGCAGACCCGTGTGGTGCTGACCGGACAGCACCGGGAGATGGTGCAGCAGGTGATGGAGCTGTTCGGGCTCCGCGCTGACCAGGATCTCAACCTGATGGCGCCGCGCCAGACCCTCACCCATGTCACCTGTGCCGCACTCCAAGGCCTGCGTGAAGACTTTCAGGCCTTTCCGCCCTCTCTGGTGCTGGTGCAGGGCGATACCACCACAGCCTTTGCCGCCGCTCTGGCCGCGTTCTACGAGCAGATTCCGGTGGGCCACGTAGAGGCCGGTCTGAGGACCGACAACCTCTACGACCCCTTCCCGGAGGAGGCCAACCGTCGCCTCATCTCCCAGGTCGCCCAGCTGCATTTCGCTCCCACGGCGCGTTCGGAGGCCAATCTTCAGGCGTCTGGTGTGGTGGGCCGGGTGATGGTCACCGGCAACACGGTGATTGACGCCCTGCTGCACATGGCAGAACAGGCGGCACCGCTCACGGACCTGCCCCTCGATTGGTCGGGCCAGAGGGTGATCCTGGCCACGGTGCATCGGCGTGAGAACTGGGGTGAGCGTCTGGCCCTGATCGCCGATGGCATGCTGCGGGTGCTCGACTCCCACCCCGACACCGCGCTGCTGCTGCCGCTGCATCGCAATCCCACCGTGCGCGAACCCCTGCAGGCCTTGCTGGGCGGCCACCCCCGGGTTGTACTCACCGAGCCCCTCGATTACGACCGCCTCGTGGCGGCGATGAAGGGGTGCACCCTCTTGCTCACCGACTCCGGCGGCCTTCAGGAAGAGGCGCCCGCCCTCGGAAAACCCGTGCTCGTGTTGCGACGGACGACGGAGCGACCGGAGGCGGTCGATGCGGGGACCGCCCGTTTGGTCGGCACCGACCCCGCCACCATCGCGGCCGAGGCTTCGCGCCTGTTGGATGAGCCCCAGGCCTATGACGCCATGGCCCGCGCCGTGAACCCCTTCGGTGATGGCCAGGCCAGTCAGCGGATCCTGGAGGCGTCATTGACCCTGCTGGAGGTCTGA
- a CDS encoding type IV pilus twitching motility protein PilT codes for MTDSVLPPGLSRSLPTARRPEPAPSPVGNPTPETGSAPSLQEIVKCAHDNGHSDVHLGVGEKPRFRARGEMVLTDWPRTDSAVFQGWLREILTPHQIDSFQRSKELDGSHAFPFVRVRINLLDSLHGPAMVLRLIPQTILTLDDLQLPPVLRELASRPKGLVLVTGPTGSGKSTTLAAMIDWINRNQARHILTIEDPVEFVHTSQRSLVRHREVGQHTLKFHNALRAALREDPDVILVGEIRDRETLGTAMEASQTGHLVFGTLHTNSAVKTVERVLGMYPPDEQDSVRRALSEALLGVIAQGLIRTTDGKRAAYHDILINSDACRDYIQRGALDEVEEIMSRSGFEGMLTINQSLQTLVEAGRVEADQAVGVSLKPNELAQALRGRDGT; via the coding sequence GTGACCGATTCGGTTCTGCCGCCGGGATTGTCCCGGTCGCTACCCACGGCTCGCCGCCCCGAGCCTGCACCCTCGCCCGTGGGCAATCCCACTCCAGAGACCGGCAGCGCCCCGTCGTTGCAGGAGATTGTGAAATGCGCCCACGACAATGGCCACTCCGACGTGCACCTAGGGGTGGGGGAGAAGCCCCGCTTCCGGGCCCGCGGCGAGATGGTCCTCACCGACTGGCCCCGCACCGACAGTGCCGTGTTCCAGGGCTGGCTCCGCGAAATCCTCACGCCCCATCAGATCGATTCGTTTCAACGCAGCAAGGAATTGGATGGCTCCCACGCCTTTCCCTTCGTGCGGGTGCGCATCAATCTGCTCGACAGCCTCCACGGGCCGGCCATGGTGCTGCGCCTGATCCCCCAGACGATCCTCACCCTGGACGACCTGCAACTGCCCCCGGTGCTGCGGGAGCTGGCATCGCGACCGAAAGGCCTGGTGCTGGTGACCGGCCCAACCGGATCCGGCAAGAGCACCACCCTGGCCGCCATGATCGACTGGATCAATCGGAACCAGGCGCGACACATCCTCACAATTGAGGATCCTGTTGAATTCGTGCACACGAGCCAACGATCCCTTGTTCGCCACAGGGAAGTGGGGCAGCACACACTGAAATTCCACAACGCCCTGAGGGCGGCCCTGCGCGAAGATCCCGATGTGATTCTCGTAGGAGAAATTCGCGATCGGGAAACGCTGGGCACGGCCATGGAAGCCTCCCAGACCGGTCACCTGGTGTTCGGGACCCTGCACACCAACTCAGCCGTGAAAACGGTGGAGCGGGTGCTCGGCATGTACCCCCCCGACGAGCAGGACAGCGTGCGTCGTGCGCTCTCCGAAGCCCTGCTGGGCGTGATCGCTCAGGGGCTAATCCGCACCACCGACGGCAAGCGCGCCGCGTATCACGACATCCTGATCAATTCTGATGCTTGCCGTGATTACATCCAGCGGGGAGCTCTTGATGAGGTGGAAGAGATCATGAGCCGCAGTGGCTTCGAGGGCATGCTCACCATCAACCAGTCATTGCAGACCCTGGTGGAGGCAGGCCGTGTGGAAGCAGATCAGGCCGTCGGCGTGAGCCTGAAACCAAATGAGCTAGCCCAGGCTCTGCGCGGCCGAGATGGAACGTGA
- a CDS encoding high light inducible protein has translation MASESGTTTAAAASSAEPGSDRAARQPVANGELNAWRRGFTPQAEIWNGRLAMLGLSVGLATLLLVRLFGGSPS, from the coding sequence ATGGCCTCCGAGTCTGGAACCACAACCGCTGCGGCGGCGTCCTCAGCTGAGCCCGGTTCGGACCGTGCAGCGCGGCAACCTGTTGCGAATGGTGAACTGAACGCCTGGCGACGCGGCTTCACCCCCCAAGCGGAAATCTGGAATGGACGCTTGGCGATGCTGGGCCTCTCCGTGGGTCTCGCCACCCTTCTGCTGGTGCGCCTGTTCGGTGGCAGCCCTTCCTGA